From the genome of Spirosomataceae bacterium TFI 002, one region includes:
- a CDS encoding ELWxxDGT repeat-containing protein — MKNIYRIVLPNRDLFKVLWPSIVFLQALLILSVSNVKAQTPEFLGNLNNSPYIYSSHPSSFTTVGNTVFFAAKNHLGTELWKTDGTASGTVMVSDINQDPTSSYQQNTNSDITEMVSFNNILYFAADDYFHGKELWRSDGTPNGTYMVKDIRAGSADANPTSLYVHNNLLYFSARGTDGERLWKSDGTESGTVSISGQGYRPSGFASLSNYLVYSADRSDPLVVPSGTSNRELFASDGTTTYLLADIRSGIVSSSPSELTAFNNVVYFTGNDASTYGSEVWKTTGISGGTSNFVDINPGSEWSTPRGYTEFSGHLYFTAGNGTDGREIYRTDGTVGGTIKVKDINPSGSSDPIAYTVFNGSLYFLATDGTNTGIWKTNGTSAGTSFVSSVDYTFSTKFYKTSTALYFTIYNSPQYELWKTDGTSGGTSMVSSFDYISEVYTHNDNIFLSIDDGINGTELWKSDGTSGGTSLLKDIYSDNLGSNPGFFTTIGNKSFFGAVSGSNSGIYKTDGTSGGTSLVKAVGDYHISTLFNFNNGLLFWGGNSYTGYELWKSDGTNAGTVQVKELKTGSQSGGPSDFILFNNEAYFSANGDNVGLELFKTDGTTAGTDIILDIVSGTQSSYPSDFKLFNSALYFQAGGYYDKKLYKTDGTSAGTVLVKDIIISDKMIELNGNLIISAYDTGNNSELWKSDGTTGGTVLLKEINTTGSSTPSELTKVGNQVFFVANDGVNGKELWKTDGTASGTVLVKNINSGSNDSNPSKLIDFNGTLFFIANSSSTPGVYDYDLWKSNGTSSGTVKVFDLNLPGFSPKIDNFIVQGNNLYFSGNTSQSIKNLWKTDGTTAGTMQVSTGTHQSYLSPTNIAKFGNSLVFGGYHELYGQEPFIYLSPNLSLDPEINLKGRNISILDGDTSPTTRDDTNLGRQFTSAGSITKTYTIENTGIGTLNISSVTVIGGNAADFTLTQPASTVVAGGTTTFTVTFNPSADGTRTTTLNINSDDTDEAVYNVSISGTGFSGSVVRWVNNESATRPSTVVVDGVTYSTAATTYTTIQAAITAAANNDIVYVTNGTYRNPNEATSTECSLFGTAQDLSLYLNVYEKGITITSETGDYCSSNARLVGYGINLRGADNTVIQGLHLDSVRVNAFWNSNCCDYDPAVNVKILKNKITNTRGHGIKTDSPASSGFGAYSVDKQAWDITGNYFENIGFYNGSGHCLTPMNVSGIWIGDAGSSILIKDNAIINTKWAAILADGYGGGSYLADGGALTVSGNTINQTIDAGIQIGFSSNSNTFYYPTNAYISNNTITNANTSQKVGIGAITLLQSDVKGVHITNNDISNSFNGLAIEIAGWEDSPDVTFVNNNNFYNLTSGSYGVTHIAGIAPNGFYGAADNLGKYNFENNYWGSSNGPNYATNSGGTGVGLFKETTIKGSGGSAMVYSSGDFDFLPFSTSANAVNSVTPQSCSSPEINVKGNGQDIADGDTSPRTADNTDFGSQSVSSGTIVKTFTIENTGTGALSLTGNPNKVTITGANAGDFTVTAQPTSPVAASGSTTFQVTFDPTATGLREATVSIANDDSDENPYTFAVRGTGTDVCTPVATTTELLTWTGAKNTTWNDACNWSPNGIPTATNDVVIPSGTANSPTIAASTAANAKSVHVQTGAIFNIASTGSLTINNSRDFSGISSAIYNQGTVENSGSLVLGNSASVGFYGLQNLNIFNNNAGGELKIDNSYLSGLYNRSGTFTNTGTINIGANASAGSNGLHNSAIFNNNAGGDISIDRSGSKGLYNDSIFTNAAVITIGGNASVGSNGISNDGTFNNATGGEINMDNSTSSGLFNRSTFTNMAVMRVGANASIGLNGILNDAIFNNNAGGELNIDNSTASGIHNRFGTITNTAKMTIGANASVGNSGLNNDATFKNNAGGEINIDKSILRAIYNNIGTFTNSAKITIGANANVGNYGLDNRATFNNNTGGEINIDNSTLRGIYNDSGTFTNAAMINVGANASVGEYGLFNRATFNNNNCGEVLMKQGRLFVASESTYTNNGYTFVSNELSNDGTFTNNGVLKYGSTTGTAIANATNPSIIVNNDPTPIFTYGGTYNGTVNGIYTNEGASVSAGTFTAPNTFTPSGSLPSGSQTLYAKITPSGCTEAHVVPFTYVNCTASATISYSAPSFCVSSSKQSVTLTGTTGGGFTSSPAGLTLNGTTGEITPSTSSAGLYTVAYTIAASGGCPSVTTTASVTINSLDNAGFNYGAASYCVNSVDPTPSITGVAGGTFNSTAGLSINTTTGAIDVSASTPGTYTVTYTTAGSCPNDSDVSVTITALDDASFSYGSASYCVDASDPTPTITGESGGAFSSTAGLSINASTGQIDVSTSTPGTYSVTYTVAASGGCASATATTSVTISSNPSATIAYAGSPYCSSASSAAVTLTGTTGGGFTSAPEGLVINSSTGQITPSSSTAGVYTVTYTVAASGGCNAATATTSVAISNNPSATIVYAGSPYCSSASSAAVTLTGTTGGGFTSAPEGLVINSTTGQITPSSSTAGVYTVTYTVAASGGCNAATATTSVTISNNPSATIAYAGSPYCSSASSAAVTLTGTTGGGFTSAPEGLVINSTTGQITPSSSTAGVYTVTYTVAASGGCNAATATTSVTISNNPSATIAYAGSPYCSSASSAAVTLTGTTGGGFTSAPEGLVINSSTGQITPSSSTAGVYTVTYTVAASGGCNAATATTSVTISNNPSATIAYAGSPYCSSASSAAVTLTGTTGGGFTSAPEGLVINSSTGQITPSSSTAGVYTVTYTVAASGGCNAATATTSVAISNNPSATIVYAGSPYCSSASSAAVTLTGTTGGGFTSAPEGLVINSTTGQITTSSSTAGVYTVTYTVAASGGCNAATATTSVTISNNPSATIAYAGSPYCSSASSAAVTLTGTTGGGFTSAPEGLVINSTTGQITTSSSTAGVYTVTYTVAASGGCNAATATTSVTISNNPSATIAYAGSPYCSSASSAAVTLTGTTGGGFTSAPEGLVINSTTGQITTSSSTAGVYTVTYTVAASGGCNAATATTSVTISNNPSATIAYAGSPYCSSASSAAVTLTGTTGGGFTSAPEGLVINSTTGQITPSSSTAGVYTVTYTVAASGGCNAATATTSVTISNNPSATIVYAGSPYCSSASSAAVTLTGTTGGGFTSAPEGLVINSSTGQITPSSSTAGVYTVTYTVAASGGCNAATATTSVTISNNPSATIAYAGSPYCSSASSAAVTLTGTTGGGFTSSPEGLVINSTTGQITPSSSTAGVYTVTYTVAASGGCNAATATTSVTINSLDNAGFNYSAASYCVSASDPTPTITGVAGGTFSSTAGLSINGSTGQINVSASTPGTYLITYTSTGACSNSSNVSVTINSLPVPLISGNANLTCATTSVTRTASGGNSYAWSGPNSFSANTALANMTTPGTYSVTVTDTNGCVASATTAVTQDASVPIASITGNANLTCTTSSVTRTASGGTSYSWSNGLGNNPVATITAPGTYSVTVTAANGCSAIATTMVTQESVAIQSQPKSVSLCQGNHAEFTVQATGSGLTYKWQVDTGGGFADITDDQVYSGSSSANLQLSFPAQSYSGYTYRCKISSNACFINSQEATLTVQVSGEAISIVHSSTISGVVNSQAVAYGVAINKNLATSRVDFKAGNSIELRPGFETDPGAVFSAKIQNACQSNSGTNAGNNSGIPEELIK; from the coding sequence TCACAATAACTTGCTCTATTTTTCTGCAAGAGGAACTGATGGAGAGAGGCTTTGGAAGTCTGATGGAACAGAAAGCGGTACTGTTTCAATATCTGGACAAGGTTATAGACCTTCTGGATTTGCTTCTTTAAGTAATTATCTTGTCTATTCTGCTGACCGCTCTGATCCTCTAGTTGTGCCATCAGGTACCTCCAATAGAGAATTGTTTGCTAGCGATGGCACGACCACATATTTGCTAGCAGATATTCGAAGCGGTATTGTAAGTTCTTCACCTAGTGAATTAACCGCTTTTAATAATGTGGTTTACTTTACAGGAAATGACGCCAGTACTTACGGTTCGGAGGTTTGGAAAACCACTGGAATCTCTGGAGGAACATCTAATTTTGTAGACATAAACCCAGGTTCAGAGTGGAGCACACCAAGAGGCTATACTGAGTTTTCAGGACACCTTTATTTTACGGCAGGTAATGGTACAGATGGACGAGAAATTTATAGAACAGATGGTACTGTAGGCGGAACAATTAAAGTTAAAGATATAAATCCTAGTGGTAGTTCAGATCCGATTGCTTACACTGTTTTTAACGGCTCACTTTACTTTTTAGCAACAGATGGTACCAACACAGGTATTTGGAAGACCAACGGAACGTCAGCTGGTACTTCATTTGTAAGCTCTGTTGACTACACTTTCTCCACCAAATTCTATAAAACCAGTACAGCACTTTATTTTACCATTTACAACTCACCACAATACGAATTGTGGAAAACCGATGGAACTTCCGGAGGTACTAGTATGGTCTCAAGTTTTGATTACATTAGTGAGGTTTACACGCACAATGATAATATATTTCTTTCTATAGATGATGGTATTAATGGTACTGAACTATGGAAATCAGATGGGACTTCTGGTGGTACAAGCTTATTGAAGGATATATACAGCGATAACCTTGGTTCGAATCCAGGATTTTTCACCACCATTGGAAATAAATCTTTTTTTGGTGCAGTAAGTGGAAGTAATTCTGGAATTTATAAAACAGATGGTACCTCTGGTGGAACCTCGTTGGTTAAAGCAGTAGGTGATTATCATATTTCAACACTTTTTAACTTTAATAACGGTCTCCTTTTTTGGGGAGGTAATAGCTATACAGGTTATGAGTTATGGAAATCTGATGGAACAAATGCAGGAACTGTACAGGTCAAAGAGCTAAAAACTGGTAGCCAATCAGGTGGGCCTTCCGATTTTATTTTGTTTAATAATGAAGCTTATTTTTCTGCAAATGGAGATAACGTAGGGCTTGAGTTATTTAAAACGGACGGTACCACTGCTGGTACCGATATAATATTGGATATTGTATCTGGCACCCAAAGTTCTTACCCTTCTGATTTCAAGTTATTCAATAGTGCTCTGTATTTTCAGGCGGGAGGTTATTATGATAAAAAACTTTACAAAACAGACGGTACTTCTGCTGGCACTGTGTTAGTAAAGGATATCATTATAAGTGATAAAATGATTGAGTTGAACGGAAATCTTATAATTTCGGCATATGATACAGGTAACAATAGTGAACTATGGAAAAGCGATGGTACGACAGGTGGGACTGTTTTACTTAAAGAAATAAATACAACTGGTTCGTCAACTCCTTCTGAATTAACCAAAGTAGGAAATCAAGTTTTTTTTGTTGCCAATGATGGTGTAAATGGCAAGGAACTTTGGAAAACGGATGGAACAGCATCGGGTACAGTATTGGTAAAAAATATTAATTCTGGCTCAAATGATTCTAATCCCTCGAAATTGATCGACTTCAATGGCACACTTTTCTTTATTGCCAATAGCTCCTCCACACCCGGCGTTTATGATTACGACTTATGGAAAAGTAATGGTACCTCAAGTGGGACTGTAAAAGTATTTGATTTAAACCTTCCGGGCTTTTCGCCAAAAATCGACAATTTTATTGTTCAAGGGAATAACCTTTACTTCTCTGGTAATACTTCACAATCTATTAAAAATCTATGGAAAACAGATGGTACTACTGCTGGTACTATGCAAGTAAGTACAGGTACGCATCAAAGCTATCTAAGCCCAACAAACATAGCAAAGTTTGGAAATAGTTTAGTTTTTGGTGGCTATCACGAACTGTATGGCCAAGAACCATTTATCTACCTTAGTCCCAATTTAAGCTTAGATCCCGAAATAAACCTAAAAGGCCGAAACATATCAATATTAGATGGAGATACCTCCCCCACCACACGTGATGATACCAATTTAGGAAGGCAGTTTACCTCAGCAGGAAGCATCACTAAGACGTATACTATAGAAAATACTGGAATCGGAACTTTGAATATTTCAAGTGTAACTGTAATCGGTGGGAATGCTGCTGATTTTACGTTGACACAACCGGCTAGCACAGTGGTAGCAGGTGGTACAACTACTTTTACTGTAACCTTTAATCCATCAGCTGATGGTACCAGAACCACCACACTTAATATTAATAGCGATGATACTGACGAAGCAGTTTATAATGTTAGTATTTCGGGAACAGGGTTTTCTGGCAGTGTGGTTCGATGGGTGAATAATGAAAGTGCTACCAGACCATCTACTGTGGTGGTGGATGGTGTAACTTATAGTACTGCAGCAACGACGTATACCACAATTCAAGCAGCGATAACCGCCGCGGCCAATAACGATATTGTCTATGTTACAAATGGTACCTACAGAAACCCCAATGAAGCTACTTCCACGGAGTGTAGTCTTTTTGGTACAGCTCAGGACTTAAGCCTATATCTTAATGTTTATGAAAAAGGTATAACCATAACATCTGAAACGGGTGACTATTGTTCTTCAAATGCTAGGCTAGTTGGTTACGGAATTAATTTACGAGGGGCTGATAATACAGTGATTCAAGGACTTCATCTTGATAGTGTTCGAGTTAATGCTTTTTGGAACTCTAACTGTTGTGACTATGACCCTGCAGTTAATGTCAAAATTCTAAAAAACAAAATTACCAATACAAGAGGACATGGAATTAAGACTGATAGTCCCGCTAGTAGCGGCTTTGGTGCTTATTCTGTAGACAAACAGGCTTGGGATATTACTGGAAACTACTTTGAAAATATTGGCTTTTATAATGGCAGTGGTCATTGTTTAACTCCTATGAACGTTTCCGGTATCTGGATTGGCGATGCAGGCTCAAGTATACTTATTAAAGATAATGCAATAATAAACACCAAATGGGCGGCAATCTTGGCAGATGGCTATGGCGGAGGTTCCTATTTAGCCGATGGGGGAGCCTTGACGGTATCAGGAAACACCATAAATCAAACAATTGACGCGGGAATTCAGATCGGTTTTAGTTCAAATAGCAATACTTTTTATTACCCTACAAATGCCTACATTTCAAATAATACAATTACCAATGCCAATACAAGTCAAAAAGTAGGCATTGGGGCAATTACACTACTTCAAAGTGATGTTAAAGGTGTTCATATTACAAATAATGATATATCTAATTCCTTTAATGGTCTTGCCATTGAGATAGCGGGTTGGGAAGACTCTCCTGATGTCACTTTTGTCAATAACAATAATTTCTATAACCTCACCAGTGGAAGTTATGGTGTTACACACATTGCCGGTATAGCTCCAAATGGCTTTTATGGAGCAGCTGATAACCTTGGAAAATATAATTTTGAGAATAATTATTGGGGATCATCTAACGGACCAAATTACGCTACAAATTCTGGAGGGACAGGTGTAGGTCTTTTTAAAGAAACTACAATAAAAGGCAGTGGAGGTAGTGCCATGGTATACTCTTCTGGAGATTTTGATTTTTTGCCATTTTCTACCTCGGCTAATGCAGTAAATTCAGTAACTCCTCAAAGTTGCTCATCACCAGAAATTAATGTAAAAGGAAACGGTCAAGACATTGCAGATGGTGATACCTCTCCAAGAACAGCAGATAATACTGATTTTGGTTCTCAAAGTGTAAGTTCAGGGACTATCGTCAAAACGTTTACCATTGAAAATACCGGAACAGGTGCCTTAAGCTTAACCGGAAACCCAAATAAAGTTACTATTACCGGAGCCAACGCCGGAGATTTTACGGTAACGGCACAACCAACTTCGCCAGTAGCGGCTAGTGGAAGCACTACTTTCCAAGTCACTTTTGACCCTACGGCGACAGGTTTAAGAGAAGCAACTGTAAGCATTGCCAATGATGACTCAGACGAGAATCCTTATACATTTGCCGTTCGGGGAACGGGAACGGATGTTTGTACCCCTGTTGCTACCACCACCGAACTATTAACCTGGACTGGTGCCAAAAACACCACATGGAACGATGCCTGCAACTGGTCACCAAATGGCATTCCAACGGCTACGAACGATGTGGTGATACCATCTGGTACAGCCAACAGCCCAACCATTGCCGCAAGTACAGCCGCCAATGCCAAGAGTGTTCATGTGCAAACCGGGGCAATATTTAACATTGCCAGTACAGGTAGTTTGACTATTAATAATTCAAGGGATTTTAGTGGGATTTCATCAGCCATCTACAACCAAGGCACGGTAGAAAACAGCGGAAGTCTAGTTTTAGGGAATTCCGCATCAGTTGGTTTCTATGGTCTTCAGAATTTGAATATTTTCAACAATAATGCAGGCGGGGAGCTTAAAATTGACAACTCATATTTAAGTGGTCTTTATAATCGCTCCGGTACGTTTACGAATACAGGAACAATAAACATTGGGGCAAACGCCAGTGCAGGGAGTAATGGTTTACATAACTCAGCAATATTCAACAACAATGCAGGTGGTGATATAAGTATTGATAGGTCAGGTTCAAAAGGGCTTTATAATGACTCCATTTTTACAAATGCCGCTGTGATAACAATAGGAGGCAACGCAAGTGTAGGTAGTAATGGCATATCCAATGATGGAACTTTTAACAACGCAACTGGTGGGGAAATCAATATGGACAATTCAACTTCCAGCGGGCTTTTTAATCGCAGCACGTTTACTAATATGGCTGTGATGAGGGTCGGAGCCAACGCAAGTATAGGACTTAACGGAATACTTAACGATGCAATATTCAACAACAATGCTGGGGGAGAGCTCAATATTGACAATTCAACGGCAAGTGGTATTCATAATCGCTTCGGTACGATTACGAATACAGCAAAAATGACAATTGGAGCAAACGCAAGTGTAGGGAACTCTGGCTTAAATAACGATGCAACTTTCAAAAATAATGCTGGAGGCGAGATCAATATTGACAAATCAATTTTAAGAGCGATTTATAACAATATCGGCACGTTTACCAATTCAGCGAAGATAACGATTGGAGCCAACGCAAATGTAGGAAATTATGGTTTAGACAACCGTGCAACTTTCAATAATAACACGGGTGGAGAGATCAATATTGACAACTCGACTTTAAGAGGAATTTATAACGATTCTGGCACGTTTACAAATGCGGCTATGATAAACGTTGGAGCAAACGCAAGCGTAGGGGAGTATGGCTTATTTAACAGGGCTACTTTCAATAATAATAATTGCGGAGAGGTATTGATGAAGCAAGGGAGGTTATTTGTTGCATCTGAAAGTACTTATACTAATAATGGCTATACTTTTGTGTCTAATGAACTTTCAAACGACGGAACTTTTACCAATAATGGTGTTTTAAAATACGGTTCAACTACTGGAACTGCTATCGCCAATGCCACCAACCCGTCAATCATTGTCAATAATGACCCAACGCCAATATTTACTTACGGGGGAACGTATAATGGAACAGTGAATGGTATTTATACCAATGAGGGAGCTAGCGTTTCGGCAGGGACATTCACGGCACCTAATACTTTTACGCCATCTGGTTCTTTGCCTTCTGGTTCTCAGACTCTTTATGCCAAAATTACACCGAGTGGCTGTACAGAGGCTCACGTAGTGCCGTTTACTTATGTTAACTGCACTGCTTCCGCAACTATTTCTTATTCAGCTCCATCATTCTGTGTATCGTCTTCTAAGCAAAGTGTTACTTTAACAGGTACCACAGGTGGCGGATTTACGTCTTCACCAGCAGGTTTGACGCTAAATGGAACTACAGGTGAGATTACTCCATCCACTAGTTCTGCAGGACTTTATACCGTAGCGTACACCATCGCAGCAAGTGGAGGATGTCCTTCGGTAACTACTACGGCGAGTGTCACCATTAATTCGCTAGATAACGCAGGTTTTAATTATGGAGCAGCATCTTATTGTGTAAATTCAGTTGACCCAACGCCATCAATTACAGGAGTAGCAGGTGGGACATTTAACAGTACAGCAGGTTTAAGTATCAATACAACAACAGGAGCAATAGATGTCTCAGCAAGTACACCGGGGACTTATACCGTAACGTATACGACTGCTGGCTCTTGTCCAAATGATTCGGATGTAAGTGTAACAATAACCGCATTGGATGATGCCAGTTTCAGTTACGGTTCAGCATCTTATTGTGTAGATGCCTCTGACCCAACGCCAACGATTACAGGCGAATCAGGCGGTGCATTTAGTAGTACAGCAGGTTTAAGTATTAATGCAAGTACAGGTCAAATAGATGTATCAACAAGCACGCCAGGCACTTATTCAGTTACGTATACGGTAGCAGCATCAGGAGGTTGTGCATCAGCCACGGCGACTACTTCGGTAACCATTTCTAGTAATCCATCTGCCACAATTGCTTATGCAGGTTCTCCTTATTGTAGCTCTGCATCGTCAGCAGCGGTGACTTTAACAGGTACAACAGGTGGTGGATTTACATCTGCACCAGAAGGATTGGTGATCAACAGCTCCACAGGGCAAATAACACCTTCTAGCAGTACAGCAGGTGTTTACACTGTCACATATACAGTTGCAGCTTCCGGTGGTTGTAATGCTGCTACTGCGACTACTTCGGTAGCCATTTCCAATAATCCATCTGCCACAATTGTTTATGCAGGTTCTCCTTATTGTAGTTCTGCATCGTCAGCAGCGGTGACTTTAACAGGTACAACAGGTGGTGGATTTACATCTGCACCAGAAGGATTGGTGATCAACAGCACCACAGGGCAAATAACACCTTCTAGCAGTACAGCAGGTGTTTACACTGTCACATATACAGTTGCAGCTTCGGGTGGTTGTAATGCTGCTACTGCGACTACTTCGGTAACCATTTCCAATAATCCATCTGCCACAATTGCTTATGCAGGTTCTCCTTATTGTAGTTCTGCATCGTCAGCAGCGGTGACTTTAACAGGTACAACAGGTGGTGGATTTACATCTGCACCAGAAGGATTGGTGATCAACAGCACCACAGGGCAAATAACACCTTCTAGCAGTACAGCAGGTGTTTACACTGTCACATATACAGTTGCAGCTTCGGGTGGTTGTAATGCTGCTACTGCGACTACTTCGGTAACCATTTCCAATAATCCTTCTGCCACAATTGCTTATGCAGGTTCTCCTTATTGTAGTTCTGCATCGTCAGCAGCGGTGACTTTAACAGGTACAACTGGAGGTGGATTTACATCTGCACCAGAAGGATTGGTGATCAACAGCTCCACAGGGCAAATAACACCTTCTAGCAGTACAGCAGGGGTTTACACTGTCACATATACAGTAGCAGCTTCCGGTGGTTGTAATGCTGCTACTGCGACTACTTCGGTAACCATTTCCAATAATCCTTCTGCCACAATTGCTTATGCAGGTTCTCCTTATTGTAGTTCTGCATCGTCAGCAGCGGTGACTTTAACAGGTACAACTGGAGGTGGATTTACATCTGCACCAGAAGGATTGGTGATCAACAGCTCCACAGGGCAAATAACACCTTCTAGCAGTACAGCAGGTGTTTACACTGTCACATATACAGTTGCAGCTTCCGGTGGTTGTAATGCTGCTACTGCGACTACTTCGGTAGCCATTTCCAATAATCCATCTGCCACAATTGTTTATGCAGGTTCTCCTTATTGTAGTTCTGCATCGTCAGCAGCGGTGACTTTAACAGGTACAACAGGTGGTGGATTTACATCTGCACCAGAAGGATTGGTGATCAACAGCACCACAGGGCAAATAACAACTTCTAGCAGTACAGCAGGTGTTTACACTGTCACATATACAGTTGCAGCTTCGGGTGGTTGTAATGCTGCTACTGCGACTACTTCGGTAACCATTTCCAATAATCCATCTGCCACAATTGCTTATGCAGGTTCTCCTTATTGTAGCTCTGCATCGTCAGCAGCGGTAACCTTAACAGGTACAACAGGAGGTGGATTTACATCTGCACCAGAAGGATTGGTGATCAACAGCACCACAGGGCAAATAACAACTTCTAGCAGTACAGCAGGTGTTTACACTGTCACATATACAGTTGCAGCTTCCGGTGGTTGTAATGCTGCTACTGCGACTACTTCGGTAACCATTTCCAATAATCCATCTGCCACAATTGCTTATGCAGGTTCTCCTTATTGTAGCTCTGCATCGTCAGCAGCGGTGACCTTAACAGGTACAACAGGAGGTGGATTTACATCTGCACCAGAAGGATTGGTGATCAACAGCACCACAGGGCAAATAACAACTTCTAGCAGTACAGCAGGTGTTTACACTGTCACATATACAGTTGCAGCTTCCGGTGGTTGTAATGCTGCTACTGCGACTACTTCGGTAACCATTTCCAATAATCCTTCTGCCACAATTGCTTATGCAGGTTCTCCTTATTGTAGCTCTGCATCGTCAGCAGCGGTGACTTTAACAGGTACAACAGGTGGTGGATTTACATCTGCACCAGAAGGATTGGTGATCAATAGCACCACAGGGCAAATAACACCTTCTAGCAGTACAGCAGGTGTTTACACTGTTACATATACAGTAGCAGCTTCCGGCGGTTGTAATGCTGCTACTGCGACTACTTCGGTAACCATTTCCAATAATCCATCTGCCACAATTGTTTATGCAGGTTCTCCTTATTGTAGTTCTGCATCGTCAGCAGCGGTGACTTTAACAGGTACAACAGGTGGTGGATTTACATCTGCACCAGAAGGATTGGTGATCAACAGCTCCACAGGGCAAATAACACCTTCTAGCAGTACAGCAGGTGTTTACACTGTCACATATACAGTTGCAGCTTCCGGTGGTTGTAATGCTGCTACTGCGACTACTTCGGTAACCATTTCCAATAATCCTTCTGCCACAATTGCTTATGCAGGTTCTCCTTATTGTAGCTCTGCATCGTCAGCAGCGGTAACCTTAACAGGTACAACTGGAGGTGGATTTACGTCTTCACCAGAAGGATTGGTGATCAACAGCACCACAGGACAAATAACACCTTCTAGCAGTACAGCAGGTGTTTACACTGTCACATATACAGTTGCAGCTTCCGGTGGTTGTAATGCTGCTACTGCGACTACTTCGGTAACCATTAATTCTCTAGATAATGCGGGCTTTAATTATTCAGCTGCATCTTACTGTGTGAGTGCTTCTGACCCTACGCCAACAATTACAGGAGTAGCAGGCGGAACATTCAGTAGTACAGCAGGTTTAAGTATCAATGGCTCAACAGGTCAGATAAATGTATCAGCAAGCACGCCAGGCACTTATTTAATAACTTATACCTCAACAGGTGCTTGTTCAAACAGTTCGAATGTAAGTGTTACTATAAACTCACTGCCCGTTCCTCTTATCTCAGGAAATGCCAATCTAACTTGTGCAACTACTTCGGTGACTAGAACGGCTTCAGGTGGTAACTCATACGCTTGGTCGGGACCAAATTCTTTCTCTGCTAATACTGCTCTTGCAAATATGACTACTCCGGGTACTTACTCTGTAACCGTTACTGATACAAATGGTTGTGTTGCTTCTGCTACTACTGCCGTGACTCAAGATGCTTCTGTGCCAATTGCCAGTATCACAGGAAATGCCAATCTAACATGTACTACATCTTCGGTCACTAGAACGGCTTCAGGTGGAACATCATATTCGTGGTCAAACGGACTAGGAAATAATCCAGTTGCAACAATAACTGCTCCGGGTACTTATAGCGTGACGGTAACAGCTGCAAATGGATGTTCTGCCATAGCTACCACAATGGTAACTCAAGAGTCGGTTGCCATACAAAGTCAACCTAAGAGTGTCTCCTTGTGCCAAGGGAATCATGCTGAATTTACAGTGCAAGCAACTGGTAGCGGACTGACTTACAAATGGCAAGTAGACACTGGAGGGGGATTTGCAGATATCACAGATGACCAGGTGTACTCAGGCTCCTCATCAGCTAATCTGCAATTATCCTTCCCTGCTCAATCATATAGTGGATATACCTACCGATGTAAAATAAGTAGTAATGCATGCTTCATTAACTCGCAAGAAGCAACTTTAACTGTTCAGGTTTCTGGGGAAGCAATTTCGATCGTTCACTCTTCTACTATTAGTGGCGTGGTCAACTCTCAAGCAGTAGCTTATGGTGTTGCCATCAACAAAAATCTCGCTACTTCACGTGTCGACTTTAAAGCTGGTAACTCCATTGAACTCAGACCAGGTTTTGAAACTGATCCCGGGGCAGTCTTTTCTGCAAAAATCCAAAATGCATGTCAAAGCAATTCGGGTACAAACGCAGGAAATAACTCCGGTATTCCTGAAGAATTAATTAAGTAA